The nucleotide sequence ACCAAAAACATAACATCCAATTTTTAGTTAGTATTTTCTCTGATAAGGATCATCGACAGTGGAATGGAACAGAGGTTCGTCGTATCTAAGATATCCATCGTCAGGTCTCACTACATCAGGAAACGCTTTGTGACTCAAAGGGTCAGTGTAAGTCAGCGTAGGCCCGTCGTGGTACTGATGGCTGTTAATTAGATTCCTGTTAATATTTCTATCATTGTCATTACTTGTCTTAAACTGTTCCTCTTTCTTTGGCAAAATTGGTGTGGGTGTAATTTTCTCGTCGatctttttatctttattactcGATCCAGCTAAAGCAAGATCTCTGAAGTTCCTTTCTTCTTTCCTCAAAGGTGCGTACGGATATCTGTTGTTCCTAAATCTATAATCGTACCTTCCGTTTCTTGCGTAATAATCGTCATCGTATCGTTTATACGGATCTGCCGAATACCTGTATCTTAAATCAACACTTGGTGGTGTTCTCACCACTTCCGGCAGATGTGCGTAATATATGATTCTCTTAGGCTTCCTGGGAACATAATTATCGTATGTATCATCATACCGATCGACTCTCGGCACATAGCCGGGGATGTACCGTCTGCGGTCGTATAAATCATAGTACGGATCGCGTCTGTGTAAATCTTCGGTTGGATAATATCGATCATCATAGTATGGTCTTCTTGATTCCGCCGGGTAATATACTGCTTGTCGCGGATAGACTGGTTTGATCGGTTTGTTACGGTCTTCTTCGCCAGGCCTGACAAATTCAGTTCGGATATTTTCCGTTCTCTGCGCTCTTTGAATAGATTCTTTATCGTTGCGAGATTCTGATGCCTCTAATTGTTTGTGTTGGGTGACGAAGTTTATTCGGGGCATTCTTGAATTTATTAAGTCACCAGAAGGTTGTGGGGGAGTTAGAATGTCGTCTCTTTGTCCGTCATCGCGATCAGGGAAAGGCAGTTTGATCCAATTTTCATTTGAAGCTCTTGCGCCGCGGCCTGTGGGTTTGTCTGTAACTCTTTCTGTTGTTTGGAAGAGTGGGAGAACTTCCTTGACTTCAGGGTTGGTGATGGATATTTTAGTCGTGGGATCTTCCTCCGGGGGTAAAGGGCCTGGGATCCAGGGCGCCGGTTGGTTGTTTCGGTCCGAATGAGTGTTGTAGAACTTTTCTTCCTCTATGACGTCACGCCGACCTCTTGCCATGTCTGACTCAACTGGGTTCTCctgaaaatgttcaaaaagttgtgtttcattttacaaattcGATCGATAACtttatatgtaattgatttattcatTTGATTGATAGTAAACGCTAATAGAGAGAAAAATTGCGACTTTACAGACTAAGCTAATCCCTATTTGGTTGAGAGAACAAAAAACTTTGCCATCTCTTCGGAAACCAACTCAggttcatcatcatcatctacatttaatttaaataggtaagtgTTTAGCTCACCTGACCATGTTTTTGGAAGTCATTCTGTATTTCCAAAGCGAAGGCAGCGGCGATGAGTGCCGAGCACGAAACAATTACAGCTTTAACACTATACATCATGATTCTCTCACGTTCTTCCTGTAAAAGTATCAAACAgcctaaatttaataaatagacaGTGCTAAAAATTGTATTCCACAAGTATTGGTTAGAGCTAACTATGGCTGGGATAGGGTTGTTTGGAAGTTAGTTTACCTGACAGATTTCAATatgatattatgatattttaacgCTTTTGTCATGTCACATAATTATGctaactaattttgaaaataataataagatgaaaaatttctgaaattcccgctcgattccagaattgtttcatttcattattatttatgttttaacaaaaattgctAAAACAGACCttaattattgtttgataACATACAATTAAACATGCAATAAACGACAATCATGCAGGCGAAACCGGCGGAAAAAgctaatgtacctacctatattatataaaatagtttttgttacCGATACAAAAGTATCTGATCCACTTTCCGCGCGTTTTCCCTACAGTTTTCCGGCGCTACAATAACGTAATGTTTACGCAGTTGATGTAAATTATTGAGAACACAGAAGGATAACATACTTTCCttcttcaaattatattttttgtgtacttAATGTGATGTAAATGATTAGTCatttatggaaaataaacattttttcttactttctttcaaatgaaggaaaacatcgcgaggtgACCTAGCCCCTGGTTGACTGTGAGATATGCCTTGCTCAGTAGTGCTTTATAGCGACGAGTCACACAATAGTTGTATGACTCGTAAATagaccgccatctagtgataaGTGCGActactagtgaactaaatagAGCCATACTCTTTGCTCAATCGCGTTCCGTTGTTTAGACGTGCGTCGACAGACAATGTAgaacaacgtagaaattgtacgAAGTTTGTGGTTGTTGTGTTTCGGCGTACAATAACGCACGACAATTtcaaaacctatggaaaacaacgTAGCCGCAACGTGCTACGACCTCGCAAGGGAGCTCGCTCAGTCGGCGGCAATAGGGCAAGGCTAAGTTTTTGCGAAACTttgattcggtatacattgctggtttttcattgcggtaattaaaagcactcatactaactacgcaatgttcacccATTCGCTtgggcatgtgtctgagttcggcgatggCCAGTGAGTTGAATACAATCGGTAATCAATTAGAAATGAATTTGGTATCAACGAATCATATCAAGTCACATAGGAGAAGTGTCTCTTCTGTGAGCTCCATATATCAGCCAGTCAGTGACCGGTCCGGGCCGGAAGCGTGTCGACACTGACCGGAAGCGCCGGTCCGGTAGACCGTGACCATCATGTCACATCATCGGTTTTAGTTTTGGCGTTCCGGCTCGAGGTTAACTAAATAATCTTATATATCAAggtgaatataataattttagcaatgaaatactagtagtttgtagctttgataaatattattatagtaggtatgaagtgaaaaagtatctgtgaaggtctaatatTTTCGATTTGACTAAGACATGAATCGAGAGTTAATTATTTCTGtatcaaatcaatatttactttttttaacgGTACACGAAATAGGAACCTagatgatttaataaaatatagatcgCTTGTTCATCCATTGATAacaatagataatataaagcaatacaatagataatataaagcatgcaaatataaaatcaacaatttGTGATTAAACGTTATTGACCCTGAAAAATCTTGTATGGTTAAAAAAAGGCCAAAGCGACAGTTCCTTGCTCATGACACGAAACCAACAATAGAATACTATGAGGCCATGACACAGACATAGAGACAGAACGAGAATTGTTTTCACACTGACTGATGATCTTCCGTAAAGTGACCCAATGTGATGTAGCGGTGATggcccagtggttaagacgttccgcctgtgatcgaaaggtcccaggttcgaatcccactcgcGCCACGTTTGTATTCCAATTTGACTCATTTacaatagttttcataaaccacCACTTGATTTctgtaaaggaaaacatcgtgagcaaACCGTgcattggtggacagtttagtacGCTAGTGTGTATCCAACTATCTGCcaatagatggcggtaggtagccgtaaaagtcatgtcagataccttcaggcaacttgaataaaatctgacaccagcgtTAGcaactcgatatgatgatgacctGACCTAATACCTACACTCGAAGGTATTTATTGGAATCCCACCAACTAGAgacttattttgaaaatgaggTACTTATgtacaacaatataattttaaaccacACGTGTTAGGTACACGTGTAGTTcaaagtttcatcaaaatttcagctcgatCGGATGAAtatttatgcttaaaaatttaactgCCAGATTCCATCCGAACAAAAACATAGTTATCCTGGTTATCCTCGtacatatacttaaatacatgctaaatactctctctctctctgtaaTCCCGATCCcagggctgtgacgccgcgatgCCCCGGGTCAAcgtcaaaaataaaccttaaaatttttgatgatctagctgtgatttcacaacctgcctgacgtcaatctttgggaatgctattttaGCCTATCAACTGCCACGACAACCAAGGAAGAATATGCATGGAGTGGTCTAGGGAATCACGCGAAAACATTTCTACAATAGTCTGCAATATGTCTGATCTCCACAGTTGTCGAATACCGACGATCATTACGCATGTTCATGATCATTACGCAGTTtttatgagtgcttttatttaccgcaatgaaaaaccgtcaatgtataccgaatccgtcaaagtaTGGCGAACTTTTCCGCGATAGAGTGGAGCCAGTGAAACATGAACAAAACCAGTCAACCAGAAAAGCCTTTCCCTAAtccttattaaaattcaagGACCATCAGCCACAATGGTGTGTTTCCCACaagtgacagacggacaaccgTTCCGCTCCATATAGCTACGTATTGACTGCTCACCGTTATGTTTGACCAATACATTGAACTCTGGGAACGACCTACATTTCTTGGAGCCCTGTGTGACTATTTTCAGCTGAATATGATACTTGATGTAGGTACTCATGTGACATGATTTCccaaaaaacaaaagtgcGAACCTCGTTTGTACTAAAGTTATTTAGCAAAATAACACTTAGCAAAAAAGCTTTGGCCAAATAATGGTTGGTTACGTCAAGTCATCTATtgacaaaaacaattattgcAAATGACTGAGATTCcaaaagaataatttaatataattgacTAAGACTAAACGTAGGGTATCTTATAACCCAAAAtgcccacgggagcgaagccccgcggcgcagctagtttgattataaaatttattaaaggcaacaaaaaaaaataaaaaaagccaACACATCACGTGGTGTTCCCAggcggtcacccatccaagTACTGACCACGCCCGACGTTGCTTAACTTCGGTGATCGGACGAGAACCGGTGTTTTCAACGTGGTATGGACGTTGGCAATAGAAGtaacgaaatatttaaatactatttacacTTCTAAAACTTCTAAAATCTcaatttatgataattatggaattaattttaaaaaatcgtatcGTACTCATATTACCCGACCGTAACTAAAATAAAGCTGAAATGAAAAGGCTTTACTAAACAAGTGAAGCCCGAAATTGACAGGGCTGCATAGTTTATGTTCTCTGAACTTGTTAAAAGAATGTCTTCCATTATCAGATTAAACAAGTTAATACTAGTTAAGTATATCTTTCCCAATCGGAAATTCAAACTTATGATAAAAGATAACCACGCCaaaactgatattttttttaaattaaaaaatgtttccaCCAACCTTACATCCCAACACGAGGTTCACTCAGCTAGCACCAACACTACAATGCTGCTGCAGCGGTCGCGCGACCGCCCGCTACCATTGTCTTGCTAATAGGCAGGATGTCGATTGTACGGTTTTggccatattttatttagatttcagCTGATATCACTGATTGGACCATTTGTTTGCTGATAGTTCAGCTAACCAGGAACAACTTTTAGCTAATGTATCTATGTGAAAAATGTTCCCATATGAATCACATATTGTTATGCGAAATGCTCCTAAATTCACACGAATTAAAATCTCTATATGGCGACGAACGAACTTTGACGGAATCGATATATATTAGTCaagtcagatgtctttagcTATGAATACAGTCTATGATCCAAACCCACCAATATCGTACATATGTATTGCaaaaactttacattaattattagaaaatctttaatagaaaatgattattgattctattttaaaattgtatcaaaacTCGGTCAACCGTTATAGGTCAAAGACCAATAAACGCCATGTATCAGTAAGGATGGCCGCACTGCGCCGGCGACGCGTGTCCAATCTAGTCAATCTATTGTTACTGACCATAACCCTTTGTCCCCTGGCTTGTACCAATTCTCTACCCTTGTTTTGTGACCAATTCGAGTTTATAacttataattacatattcattatttactagcccgcgttaattttgtGCGTCcgctaataacttattttgttttaatgataaatcgaatattttataaaaaataaaacaaccaaGTAGTAgtagacaaatttaaatctttaatactattattgttttttaaaaatagcgATCGAGAACTTAAATGCACAAACAGAATCGTGTgaccaaacaaaataaaactaaacctTATTGTGTAGAACATAAGTATCATAACGTCGAAATAAGTAAGGCATCGTTAGCATTGTAGTTATGCGAAAGCTAATTTGACAATAGATCgaatagtaattatttatatttcaagttaaaaaatctacagaccaaaatatatgtatttaattgttaaactATAATACACAAGAAACACATACATATCCGTTTTCTGAGTGATATATCGGATTCATAAAGCGTCCGAGCCGAGGGTCCGCAGTGCCCAACGAAAAATGACACTTATTGTGAAGATATCACCAGCTAGTTTGGAGTAACAAACTAATGTCAAATATATGTTTAGCGACAATAACGTTTTAAATCAGCCGATTGTTACATTTCCATGCTTAGATTTATTAACAGATAAATTGACAAAACAGGGCGGTTTATTGCTATCTCTGTCATCTTACTAACTTATGAAAGAAAaagcaataatttaaaaaaaacaataatacattgtctttctttctttcaatatTGGACAAATTTGATGAGTGGTAACCGCCTAACTTGTAACTGATTATTCTTACTAATGTGTACGAGGATCTGTTTCATTgtttgctgataaagtatctgatatcATATATGCAACATATCGAGCAGATagagttaaaaataatgtcgCACAAGTTGGAAAGAGCTAACTAGCAAATAacttcaggcagatttatctagtagttggttttatctgtcagattgcattatgatattttatcatagtGCTGAAACAGGCTCAATGTGTCCTAACAAGTGAgcgaattataatatttgaaatctataaaaaatatagattatttcGCTTTTCATTGGTGTCctattaaaactaatacataatatatgtatgcaagAAAAGGTGATATATTCATTCAGATCTTAATGCACCGGTAATAAGGGCCAGTTTGCAATGAACTTGGACAGACGATGTAGTGTTGACGGTACAAACTACA is from Plodia interpunctella isolate USDA-ARS_2022_Savannah chromosome 15, ilPloInte3.2, whole genome shotgun sequence and encodes:
- the LOC128676063 gene encoding uncharacterized protein LOC128676063 yields the protein MMYSVKAVIVSCSALIAAAFALEIQNDFQKHGQENPVESDMARGRRDVIEEEKFYNTHSDRNNQPAPWIPGPLPPEEDPTTKISITNPEVKEVLPLFQTTERVTDKPTGRGARASNENWIKLPFPDRDDGQRDDILTPPQPSGDLINSRMPRINFVTQHKQLEASESRNDKESIQRAQRTENIRTEFVRPGEEDRNKPIKPVYPRQAVYYPAESRRPYYDDRYYPTEDLHRRDPYYDLYDRRRYIPGYVPRVDRYDDTYDNYVPRKPKRIIYYAHLPEVVRTPPSVDLRYRYSADPYKRYDDDYYARNGRYDYRFRNNRYPYAPLRKEERNFRDLALAGSSNKDKKIDEKITPTPILPKKEEQFKTSNDNDRNINRNLINSHQYHDGPTLTYTDPLSHKAFPDVVRPDDGYLRYDEPLFHSTVDDPYQRKY